ATCTATCGTCGTTTTCGCTATTTTATTAGTAGTTGTATTGCTACAAATGACGTGGATGATTCACCGAGTATCGCTGCTATCCTTATTTAGCGCTACTAAACAAGCAGATGAGCGTGTGAAACGATTCAATCCATTACAAATGACTATCGGCTTCTTAGGGCTAGTGTTTATTGCATATGGCTACTATGCATCAACAAAGCTATTTGATATTAATACTGCAGGCAATCTATTTATAAATATGATAATTATTTTGGCTACTACAATTGGGGGAACGTTCCTAGTTTTTCGTTTCTCCGTAGCATTTATAATGAATACCGTTCGTTTAAAGAAAAATGGTCATTTGTCTGTCCATGATGTATTAGCATTAACACCGATTATGCATCGTATGAAAAGTAATGCTAAATCACTGACGCTTATTACCGTTTTAACAGGTGTATCTCTTGGGATTACAACACTATCATATATTTCGTATTATTCTTCAGAAGCATCAGCCTATAGCCGAGTACCGGGAGATTATATTTTGCATGAGGATCAAGGTCAGGCATTTTTAAATAAGCTAGAGGAAAATAATATAGCTTATGACAAGGTTGAATATCGTTTACAAGGAGTTACAGCTTCAATAGCTCAATTAATGGCTGATGGACAACAAGATAGCCCTTTTTATAATATGAAAGGGACGATATACACGATTCCGCTTTCTGATTATCAACAAAAAACACCAAATGCATCAGTTTCGGGTAATGATGTGATTTTAACAAACTATGGAGGCTATATGGCCGAGATGTTTCCTTTAGAAAAGGATCGAGATTTAGTAGTGTCAGCAGGTGGTCTTGAAGAAACACTGCATGTCAAAGCGATTCACGATGAAAGTATTATTGGTGGAACTATTACTGCTGGAGGCGGCGGACCGATTTTCGTAGTATCAGACACACTGTTTGACAAATTGTCTACTCAAGCAAAGCTTTTTCCTTGGCATAAACAAGCTTCTATTACGTTACAGTCAAAAAAAGACTTAGCGCTTGCTGAGAGATTATATAAAGAAACGAGCGCAAATGTTATTTCTATTGTAGACACTGATGGCAATACCCAAAATTATATTATCGATTCGTTTGAAGCAGAGCGTAAAGGTAATATTGAATCACTTGGGTTAACAATTTTTACAACAGCGTTTTTAGGTTTAGCATTTTTAATGACAACTGGTAGCATCCTGTACTTTAAACAAATGTCTGAAGCAGAAGAGGAACGAGGAGCCTATACAATTTTAAGAAAAATAGGCTTTTCAGAACGAGACATTATGAAGGGAATCTTTATGAAACAAGCGTTTAATTTTGGTGTTCCATTATTGATTGGACTCCTCCATAGTTATTTTGCGGTGAAATCAGGATGGTTTTTATTTGGTACGGAGTTAACAGCTCCATTGTGGATTGCTATGAGCTGTTATATAGCGTTATATGCAATCTTTGCGGTGCTTTCAGTTGGTTATTATAAAAAAGTAATTAGAGAGTCTCTGTAGACATTTAAATAGGTAGAAACTCCAAAGAACAGTGTGATCTTATATAGGTCATGCTGTTTTTTTGTTAACGTGACGCTGGAGGATAGATTTCATACTTTTCGGGCTTTTTGTAATGAATAAAAACTGCTTGACTTTCGTTTGTCAGAATATTAAAGTTTAACATGTTAACAATCTAGTGTGTGAAAGTGAAGTGTCTTTATGAATGCGGTAATTGTGGCAGTAGCTGTCATGTTAATATTAAGTTTGCTTCGGATTAATGTAGTCCTGTCGCTTGTTTTAGGAGCCTTTGCAGGAGGGTTAGCAAGTGGTATGGGTATTCAAGCAACGGTTGAGTCATTTACAGAAGGATTAGGTGCAGGTGCCACTATCGCGCTAAGCTATGGCTTACTTGGTGGATTTGCTATAGCCATCTCTAAGACGGGAATACCTGAGTTAATGATTTCGGGTATTTTGAACATGTTAAATAAAAATGGTTCTAGTAATAGAAAGGGCTTAGTAAAAGTATTAATTTTTCTTCTTATTTTTATGATGGCGATTTTCTCTCAAAATTTAATTCCGATTCATATTGCTTTTATCCCATTACTAATACCGCCTATTTTAAAGGTTTTAAATATGCTTGAAGTAGATCGTAGAATTATAGCAACATTGATTGCGGTTGGTTTGATTGGTACGTATAGCTTTGTGCCAGCTGGCTTCGGAGCCATTTTCCAAGAAATTGTTTCAACACAAGTTACGAATGCTGGCATGGTTGCAAAAGCAAGTGATGTTCCAGCAGCAATGGCGATTCCTATCTTGGGTATGTTGGTTGGATTAGCTATAGCGTTGTTTGTTTATCGTAAACCACGCAAATATCAAAATAATGATGTTGAAACATCAACTTTAAATGTGAAGGTAAGTAAATCGGTTATGATTTCAACCGTGATAGCGTTAATTGTTTCGCTATATGCACAAATCAGTACGGATTCTATGATAGTCGGAGCCTTTGCAGGAATAATGATTATGTATTTCACAGGGGCTCTTAAATGGAAAGAGGCAGATGAGATTTTATCTGAAGGTATGAAAATGATGGCGTTCATTGGCTTTGTAATGATTGCAGCAAATGGATTTGCATCAGTTATCAATGCAACGGGTGATGTAGATAGTTTAATTACAAGCTCTCTAGCTATCCTTCAAGGTAATAAAAGCTTAGCGGTATTCATCATGCTAGTAATTGGATTAATTGTAACAATGGGAATTGGCTCTTCTTTTGCTACTGTGCCGATTATAGCTACCTTATTTGTTCCTTTAGCTCAAGGACTAGGTATGAGCCCTTTAGCGATACTGTGTTTAATAGGTACAGCAGGTGCATTAGGAGACGCAGGTTCACCTGCATCCGATTCAACGCTAGGACCGACAGCCGGCTTAAATGTTGATGGTCAGCATAATCATATTTGGGACACATGTGTACCGACGTTTATCTTTATAAACATTCCACTTGTTATTTTTGGTTGGATCGCGTGTGTGTACTTTTTATAACGTTTATAAGCAGTCTCTAAACTTTAGAGACTGCTTTTATATTTGATAGTTGGACATTAATTGTTCGAAATGTCCGAAAACGTTGATGTTATTAGGTTATGTGTTGCAAAATCATAAAAAATTATATATACTAGTAAACGGCTTAAATAAGCGAGAAATATTAGTAGTAAAGAAAATCTACAACATTTAAAAGAATTTAGCGAAAAGACTTGCTTATTCTTTTTTTATTGTATATAATGTTGAATGTTGGTCTTTGACTGCGATGAAACGAGAGGTTGCCGACACACCCGGCCGCTTTGCCATGGCGGTGTGTTGGAGAATTTTCGTGGAGAATGTCTAGAAAATAGGCGAGAAGGAGGGAAAATAATGGCAAAACAAAAGATTCGTATTCGTTTAAAAGCGTATGATCACCGTATTTTAGATCAGTCTGCTGAGAAAATTGTGGAGACTGCAAAACGTTCAGGTGCAAGTGTATCAGGTCCGATTCCACTTCCAACTGAGAAGTCTGTGTACACAATTCTACGTGCTGTTCACAAGTACAAAGATTCTCGTGAACAATTCGAGATGCGTACGCATAAACGTCTGATCGATATCGTTAACCCAACACCACAAACTGTTGATGCGTTAATGAAACTTGATTTACCATCTGGCGTTGATATCGAAATCAAACTTTAATGGTAAAAACAATATAACTTTTTAAAACTTACAGGAGGTGTGACAAATGGCTAAAGGAATCTTAGGTAGAAAAATTGGTATGACACAAGTTTTCGCTGAAAACGGCGATTTAATCCCGGTAACAGTTATCGAAGCTACTCCAAACGTAGTTCTTCAAAAGAAAACTGTTGATACTGACGGCTACGAAGCGATCCAAGTTGGTTTCGAAGATAAGCGCGTTAAGCTTTCTAACAAACCACAACAAGGTCACGTAGCAAAAGCGAATACTGCTCCTAAGCGCTTCATTCGTGAATTCCGCAACGTGAACGTTGGAGAATACGAAGTTGGTCAAGAAGTCAAAGTAGAAATTTTCGCAGAAGGCGATGTAATTGATGTAACAGGAGTTACTAAAGGTAAAGGTTTCCAAGGTGTTATTAAACGCCACGGGCAATCTCGTGGTCCAATGGCCCACGGTTCTCGTTACCACCGTCGTCCTGGTTCAATGGGTCCAGTTGCTCCGAACCGCGTATTTAAACAAAAGAAATTACCTGGTCAAATGGGTGGCACAGTAGTTACAATCCAAAACTTAGAAATCGTTAAAGTTGATGCGGAACGTAACCTACTACTTGTTAAAGGTAATGTTCCTGGTTCTAAAAAAGCTCTAGTTACAGTTAAAACTGCAATTAAAGCTAACTAATCACTTCAAGAAAGGAGGAAACAGGAATGACAAAAGTATCTGTACTTAGTCAAACAGGTGCTTCAGTTGGTGAAATCGAGTTAAACGAAGCGATCTTCGGAATCGAGCCAAATGAAGCAGTATTATTCGACGCAGTAGTTGCACAACGCGCTTCTCTTCGTCAAGGTAATCATAAGGTTAAAAACCGTTCTGAAGTTGCTGGTGGTGGTCGTAAACCATGGCGTCAAAAAGGAACTGGTCGTGCTC
The genomic region above belongs to Lysinibacillus sp. FSL W8-0992 and contains:
- a CDS encoding ABC transporter permease; this encodes MSLSKLVFRSMKKNMKHYYLYFFALIFSVTLYFSFVTLQHNGEVFNTVQKSGTASAGFKAATYILYFIILFFVLYANHLFMKRRSKEIGLYQLIGMTKGLIVRLLALESILLFVGAVVVGMLVGFFSSRLIAMILLRLLEKETLVTMTFSTQALQQSIVVFAILLVVVLLQMTWMIHRVSLLSLFSATKQADERVKRFNPLQMTIGFLGLVFIAYGYYASTKLFDINTAGNLFINMIIILATTIGGTFLVFRFSVAFIMNTVRLKKNGHLSVHDVLALTPIMHRMKSNAKSLTLITVLTGVSLGITTLSYISYYSSEASAYSRVPGDYILHEDQGQAFLNKLEENNIAYDKVEYRLQGVTASIAQLMADGQQDSPFYNMKGTIYTIPLSDYQQKTPNASVSGNDVILTNYGGYMAEMFPLEKDRDLVVSAGGLEETLHVKAIHDESIIGGTITAGGGGPIFVVSDTLFDKLSTQAKLFPWHKQASITLQSKKDLALAERLYKETSANVISIVDTDGNTQNYIIDSFEAERKGNIESLGLTIFTTAFLGLAFLMTTGSILYFKQMSEAEEERGAYTILRKIGFSERDIMKGIFMKQAFNFGVPLLIGLLHSYFAVKSGWFLFGTELTAPLWIAMSCYIALYAIFAVLSVGYYKKVIRESL
- a CDS encoding Na+/H+ antiporter family protein gives rise to the protein MNAVIVAVAVMLILSLLRINVVLSLVLGAFAGGLASGMGIQATVESFTEGLGAGATIALSYGLLGGFAIAISKTGIPELMISGILNMLNKNGSSNRKGLVKVLIFLLIFMMAIFSQNLIPIHIAFIPLLIPPILKVLNMLEVDRRIIATLIAVGLIGTYSFVPAGFGAIFQEIVSTQVTNAGMVAKASDVPAAMAIPILGMLVGLAIALFVYRKPRKYQNNDVETSTLNVKVSKSVMISTVIALIVSLYAQISTDSMIVGAFAGIMIMYFTGALKWKEADEILSEGMKMMAFIGFVMIAANGFASVINATGDVDSLITSSLAILQGNKSLAVFIMLVIGLIVTMGIGSSFATVPIIATLFVPLAQGLGMSPLAILCLIGTAGALGDAGSPASDSTLGPTAGLNVDGQHNHIWDTCVPTFIFINIPLVIFGWIACVYFL
- the rpsJ gene encoding 30S ribosomal protein S10; the encoded protein is MAKQKIRIRLKAYDHRILDQSAEKIVETAKRSGASVSGPIPLPTEKSVYTILRAVHKYKDSREQFEMRTHKRLIDIVNPTPQTVDALMKLDLPSGVDIEIKL
- the rplC gene encoding 50S ribosomal protein L3; this encodes MAKGILGRKIGMTQVFAENGDLIPVTVIEATPNVVLQKKTVDTDGYEAIQVGFEDKRVKLSNKPQQGHVAKANTAPKRFIREFRNVNVGEYEVGQEVKVEIFAEGDVIDVTGVTKGKGFQGVIKRHGQSRGPMAHGSRYHRRPGSMGPVAPNRVFKQKKLPGQMGGTVVTIQNLEIVKVDAERNLLLVKGNVPGSKKALVTVKTAIKAN